In the genome of Hydractinia symbiolongicarpus strain clone_291-10 chromosome 5, HSymV2.1, whole genome shotgun sequence, one region contains:
- the LOC130646205 gene encoding golgin subfamily A member 6-like protein 4, with product MSGHVISELFQQIVHSEERIKQRFEALKKVNQNIQDHQDRLRETKYEVEALQGSLSVLNHKLVQEEIELKWLAMRETILKGQKEESCRENADLRELIEELNHEGENEREAFLKECDKFLKEFPLTGECEMPDFEGCLKEKLRKVKEEHGQILKQVAAMQTRDEKLKLLEVERDSLNKEVSQLNDLKEALVTDLCKLKKEKEELKIVKEKVAKKSTMKPELHQMLTDLEDGKNECAMLSEQHQTLAKELYQLQQTFMKNEHRAKQNSNPWYISKQVQQSDRTPEKSRMQDANQGSSSQRVSRSSGKKLFNYQAHKKAKQMDAERPLSNESQTKLDPLDSFDFGLDAEDDSFLGCDVEGFFH from the exons atgagtGGTCATGTAATCAGTGAGTTGTTTCAACAAATTGTTCATTCAGAAGAAAGGATTAAGCAAAGATTTGAAGCTTTGAAAAAAG TGAATCAAAACATCCAAGATCATCAAGATAGATTGAGAGAAACTAAATATGAAGTTGAAGCTTTGCAAGGTAGTCTAAGCGTTCTCAATCACAAACTGGTGCAAGAAGAAATTGAATTGAAATGGCTTGCCATGAGGGAAACCATTTTAAAGGGACAAAAAGAAGAATCATGTAGAGAAAATGCAGACTTACGAGAGTTAATA GAAGAGTTAAATCACGAAGGTGAGAATGAGAG AGAAGCGTTCCTTAAGGAGTGCGACAAATTCTTGAAAGAATTTCCTTTAACTGGGGAGTGTGAAATGCCAGACTTTGAAGGATGTTTGAAAGAAAAATTACGTAAAGTAAAAGAAGAACATGGGCAAATTTTAAAAC AAGTTGCAGCTATGCAAACACGCGACGAGAAATTGAAGTTACTCGAAGTTGAAAGAGACAGTCTGAACAAAGAAGTTAGTCAACTAAATGACTTGAAAGAGG CTTTAGTAACAGATTTGTGCaaattaaagaaagaaaaggaAGAACTGAAAATCGTGAAAgaaaaagttgcaaaaaagtcAACAATGAAACCAGAACTGCATCA AATGTTGACTGATTTGGAGGATGGAAAGAATGAATGTGCCATGTTGAGTGAGCAGCATCAGACACTAGCAAAAGAGCTTTACCAACTGCAGCAAACTTTTATGAAAAATGAACACAGAGCGAAGCAAAACTCGAACCCCTGGTACATTTCGAAGCAGGTCCAACAGTCAGATAGAACCCCTGAGAAATCACGAATGCAAGATGCAAATCAAGGCAGTTCATCACAAAGAGTGTCAAGGTCGTCCgggaaaaagttatttaattatCAAGCTCACAAGAAAGCGAAGCAAATGGATGCAGAGAGACCACTTAGCAATGAAAGTCAAACTAAACTGGATCCATTAGACAGTTTCGATTTTGGT tTGGACGCTGAAGACGATTCATTTTTGGGTTGTGATGTTGAAGGATTTTTTCATTGA
- the LOC130646214 gene encoding PACRG-like protein isoform X2 produces the protein MASSRSSTVLTSTRARSALNTGQKSQKYATKTTPRASTASERSSQNKKPSNRLNPKTVDPFNKKGSKSVFASAYSKDGIPCRLVHGSVKHKIQWTVPLEDLNYDPLLITFAEGLRETIHPYAFVANEGFVQMLMVDDAEERTLPVLSRLITPIKMALMSADGECFLSTMNALVELSNVVTSALNPHLKNLLPQISRRMSSKQTKECILVSLQKIECNGGSKTDVLNLQTMYIVFDFI, from the exons ATGGCTTCAAGCCGAAGTAGTACTGTTTTAACCTCAACACGAGCAAGATCTGCATTAAATACAGGACAGAAAAGTCAAAAATATGCAACAAAGACAACACCCCGGGCATCAACTGCTTCGGAACGAAGCTCTCAGAATAAGAAGCCTTCTAATCGGTTGAATCCAAAAACTGTTGACCCT TTTAACAAAAAAGGATCAAAGTCAGTGTTTGCATCTGCATATAGTAAAGATGGGATTCCATGCCG TCTTGTTCATGGTTCAGTGAAGCATAAAATTCAATGGACAGTTCCACTTGAAGATCTAAATTATGACCCCCTCCTTATCACGTTCGCTGAG GGGTTAAGAGAAACAATACATCCATATGCTTTCGTTGCAAACGAAGGATTTGTTCAAATGTTGATGGTTGATGATGCAGAAGAGAGAACACTACCCGTGCTCTCAAGATTGATAACTCCTATAAAAATGGCATTG ATGTCTGCCGATGGCGAGTGCTTTTTGTCGACAATGAATGCGCTTGTGGAGCTTAGCAATGTTGTCACATCCGCGTTAAATCCTCACCTCAAGAACTTGTTACCTCAG ATTTCAAGACGAATGAGTAGTAAACAGACAAAAGAATGCATCTTGGTTAGTTTGCAGAAAATTGAATGCAACGGTGGCTCG aAAACTGATGTGTTAAATTTACAGACCATGTATATTGTATTTgattttatttga
- the LOC130646214 gene encoding PACRG-like protein isoform X1: MASSRSSTVLTSTRARSALNTGQKSQKYATKTTPRASTASERSSQNKKPSNRLNPKTVDPFNKKGSKSVFASAYSKDGIPCRLVHGSVKHKIQWTVPLEDLNYDPLLITFAEGLRETIHPYAFVANEGFVQMLMVDDAEERTLPVLSRLITPIKMALMSADGECFLSTMNALVELSNVVTSALNPHLKNLLPQISRRMSSKQTKECILVSLQKIECNGGSECTSIIKSRIPTYSSVL, from the exons ATGGCTTCAAGCCGAAGTAGTACTGTTTTAACCTCAACACGAGCAAGATCTGCATTAAATACAGGACAGAAAAGTCAAAAATATGCAACAAAGACAACACCCCGGGCATCAACTGCTTCGGAACGAAGCTCTCAGAATAAGAAGCCTTCTAATCGGTTGAATCCAAAAACTGTTGACCCT TTTAACAAAAAAGGATCAAAGTCAGTGTTTGCATCTGCATATAGTAAAGATGGGATTCCATGCCG TCTTGTTCATGGTTCAGTGAAGCATAAAATTCAATGGACAGTTCCACTTGAAGATCTAAATTATGACCCCCTCCTTATCACGTTCGCTGAG GGGTTAAGAGAAACAATACATCCATATGCTTTCGTTGCAAACGAAGGATTTGTTCAAATGTTGATGGTTGATGATGCAGAAGAGAGAACACTACCCGTGCTCTCAAGATTGATAACTCCTATAAAAATGGCATTG ATGTCTGCCGATGGCGAGTGCTTTTTGTCGACAATGAATGCGCTTGTGGAGCTTAGCAATGTTGTCACATCCGCGTTAAATCCTCACCTCAAGAACTTGTTACCTCAG ATTTCAAGACGAATGAGTAGTAAACAGACAAAAGAATGCATCTTGGTTAGTTTGCAGAAAATTGAATGCAACGGTGGCTCG GAATGTACAAGCATTATTAAATCAAGAATACCAACCTATTCATCCGTACTGTAA
- the LOC130646212 gene encoding uncharacterized protein LOC130646212, translating to MTDCPSIVDANPESQDLSYKKRLQLLENDAQSLYKFCISKGFSTNQMKTCLTPLLGKQEPLVTRIAVGSSRSLFKLSVLFGVVAILYGWPTSNKMVNVHMRLLSVKTIPWWDWTGLYEEDCLINNPYLPEKKLSEEDCGACKELPLQMDEGDLERLYNVNTTMVTDEFLYADWPLVVTDPVRDWPVDKDGKLLFSLKMVKELYTTNPSLVEGSELDTCEFFSTMEESKNIYDYIKALNEDTLPTKYHVAWENCQPSAAKVFRLYTKRPYFLPAMAESSKSNQIIVAKGDFDGDVFHIPQQVDSASWIVVLTGRMMIHLVPHEECNSYNCKEVSFVLSAGEAMLVSTRIWTINYSPSTDDVTLAFSSTVVWDDV from the exons ATGACCGACTGTCCCTCCATCGTAGATGCCAATCCTGAATCTCAAGATCTATCTTACAAAAAGAGATTGCAATTGCTTGAAAACGATGCACAAAGTTTATACAAGTTTTGCATATCCAAAGGTTTCTCCACCAATCAAATGAAGACATGTTTGACTCCTTTACTTGGAAAACAAGAACCGCTTGTAACTCGTATAGCAGTTGGGTCATCGAGGTCTCTTTTTAAGTTATCTGTTTTATTTGGCGTAGTCGCGATACTTTATGGTTGGCCAACTTCTAATAAAATGGTCAATGTGCACATGAGATTGCTCAGTGTCAAG ACGATACCTTGGTGGGATTGGACAGGACTTTACGAAGAAGACTGCCTGATCAACAATCCCTATTTACCGGAGAAAAAATTAAGCGAAGAAGATTGTGGCGCTTGCAAAGAACTCCCGCTGCAGATGGACGAAGGAGACCTGGAACGATTATACAACGTCAATACTACCATGGTTACAGATGAATTTCTCTATGCTGATTGGCCTTTAGTTGTTACTGACCCCGTGCGTGATTGGCCAGTTGATAAAGATGGaaagttgttgttttcattGAAGATGGTGAAAGAG ctCTATACGACGAATCCGTCTTTGGTGGAAGGATCTGAACTTGACActtgtgaatttttttcaacaatggAGGAGAGCAAGAACATCTATGATTACATTAAAGCGCTCAACGAAGATACCCTCCCAACAAAATATCACGTGGCTTG GGAGAATTGTCAACCGTCTGCAGCAAAGGTATTTCGATTGTACACTAAGAGACCATACTTCCTTCCAGCGATGGCTGAATCTTCGAAATCCAATCAAATCATCGTTGCCAAGGGTGATTTTGACGGCGATGTATTTCAT ATTCCACAGCAAGTCGATTCCGCTTCATGGATAGTCGTT TTGACAGGACGAATGATGATTCACTTGGTACCGCATGAAGAATGTAATAGTTACAATTGCAAAGaagtttcttttgttttgtcaGCTGGTGAAGCAA tgcTTGTCTCTACGCGTATTTGGACGATCAATTATTCTCCGTCGACCGACGATGTGACGTTAGCATTCTCTTCGACTGTCGTCTGGGATGACGTTTAG
- the LOC130646211 gene encoding FHF complex subunit HOOK interacting protein 2A-like, whose product MKRSKKMFTRITSMLHNAVEALAPEMTLLEQFRYHWKCVTQFFLDTSDERVSVESTAIPHHLEQMINVLQQEEQENGTASAGPSMEFMLQHKILETMQTLGKADCPPGMKRYVLVFFTNLLGKSRQQLLPHVNVHKPVNKLIRCCGKIKAAPTETEEVQFLLQVSSKLKQDSYLVNFFLEAPSTTESGSSPPLSPGMEREREKPEYSLVDALIVLTNSEDSRVAIKACEGLLLCTSIPEDQAASVIVLYTAFCERMADQLAKLFRGLPAVIDPADMNQLSTTWGFDHEDQAGPPITGKRQMIAFFSWLDYVNQLSVEAHSMVSKALAGAIRERFILTAIEPGLSQASEPCAITVTAVLTRCLRLVSSATLAQEFADILLGHDTNPEQPDYQSPHKLRHLLIQRINHLSDQLAVETLRLFQALLQLSYQPIIDTLVVRNFTNRSYIDWKNEKQSEKTNIINVDTNSNNDNNEILEKQNNVQKQDIEKKNNVVSLNEHGIDNTLPEVSNVAIADEEKEKNNTLELPKDSKSKVILEENNLEKKVEKKLKTSESVDNTENEKIEDTGEKNESDADVLKFDELNINDDITFSKKKVEKVVNGFLLILPDTLKTSQMVGETGYDSYLRDAHKQCQQRAIQTFSFDWPNLLTDGCLAATTDDSFYEGAFLHTIFKRLQRILAQPFEINLEVTAIISTLCQFRHPYLHEFLMDTSGVTKDSILTPHRILQKICQDVRNRTSRISNFQTSLLNVRKNLIGLSHHTTDIPDEAFMEGVIVLEEFCKELAAIAFVTATMEQSQDI is encoded by the exons atgaaacgAAGTAAGAAGATGTTCACCAGGATTACATCCATGCTGCATAATGCAGTGGAAGCA cTTGCACCTGAAATGACATTGCTTGAACAGTTTCGCTATCACTGGAAATgtgtaactcaattttttctcGACACATCAG ATGAACGAGTTTCAGTTGAAAGCACAGCAATTCCACACCATTTGGAACAAATGATCAATGTTTTGCAgcaagaagaacaagaaaatgGAACTGCAAGTGCT GGTCCTTCAATGGAATTCATGCTACAGCATAAGATTTTAGAAACAATGCAAACCCTGGGTAAAGCTGAT TGTCCACCTGGAATGAAACGTTATGTTCTTGTGTTCTTCACTAATTTATTGGGTAAATCAAGACAACAGTTATTGCCTCATGTCAATGTTCATAAGCCAGTTAAT AAATTAATTCGTTGTTGTGGAAAAATAAAAGCTGCACCAACTGAAACAGAAGAAGTGCAATTCCTTCTTCAAGTCTCTTCAAAGTTAAAACAGGACTCGTACCTGGTTAATTTTTTCCTAGAG GCACCAAGTACTACTGAAAGTGGATCATCTCCACCCTTGTCACCAGGAATGGAACGAGAACGTGAAAAACCTGAATATAGTTTAGTCGATGCTTTAATTGTTCTCACGAATAGCGAG GACAGTAGAGTGGCGATAAAAGCATGTGAAGGCCTTCTCCTCTGCACTTCTATTCCTGAAGATCAAGCTGCTAGTGTTATTGTCTTGTACACAGCTTTCTGTGAGAGAATG GCTGATCAACTAGCAAAATTATTTCGTGGATTACCCGCAGTTATTGACCCTGCAGATATGAATCAGTTATCTACTACGTGGGG ATTTGACCATGAAGATCAAGCAGGTCCCCCTATTACTGGAAAACGTCAAATGATAGCATTTTTTTCATGGTTGGATTACGTCAATCAACTTAGTGTTGAGGCGCATTCT ATGGTGTCTAAAGCACTTGCTGGTGCAATACGTGAAAGATTCATCCTGACAGCTATTGAGCCTGGTCTTTCCCAAGC ATCAGAGCCATGTGCTATCACTGTCACTGCAGTTTTAACTCGTTGTCTGAGACTGGTGTCTTCCGCTACTTTAGCACAAG AGTTTGCAGACATTCTTCTTGGGCATGACACTAACCCTGAACAACCAGACTATCAAAGTCCGCATAAACTGCGCCATTTACTCATTCAAAGGATTAACCACTTGAGCGATCAACTCGCAGTCGAAACTTTGCGATTATTCCAAGCGCTACTGCAACTGTCCTACCAACCAATTATAGACACTTTAGTTGTGAGAAATTTTACGAATAGAAGCTACATTGACTGGAAGAATGAAAAACAGTCTGAAAAGACGAATATAATAAATGTGGACACAAATAGTAATAATGACAATaatgaaattttagaaaaacaaaataatgtgcAAAAACAAGATATTGAGAAGAAAAACAATGTTGTCAGTCTGAATGAACATGGTATAGATAATACTTTGCCAGAAGTTTCAAATGTCGCTATAgctgatgaagaaaaagaaaaaaataatactctTGAACTTCCCAAAGATAGTAAAAGCAAGGTAATATTAGAAGAGAATAACTTAGAGAAAAAAGTTGAAAAGAAATTGAAGACAAGTGAAAGTGTAGACAatacagaaaatgaaaaaattgaggATACTGGAGAGAAAAATGAAAGTGATGCAGATGTATTGAAATTTGATGAACTGAACATAAATGATGACATTACATTTAGTAAAAAGAAAGTTGAAAAAGTTGTGAATGG ATTTCTTCTCATACTACCTGACACTTTAAAAACGTCTCAGATGGTAGGAGAGACTGGGTACGATAGTTACCTTAGAGATGCTCACAAACAG TGTCAACAAAGAGCGATACAAACATTCTCTTTTGATTGGCCGAATTTATTAACAGATG GCTGTTTGGCTGCAACGACAGATGATTCTTTTTATGAGGGTGCATTTTTGCATACTATTTTCAAAAGATTGCAAAGAATTTTAGCTCAG CCATTCGAAATTAATTTGGAAGTAACTGCTATCATCTCCACACTGTGTCAGTTCCGTCATCCGTATTTACATGAATTTCTTATGGACACGTCAGGCGTGACAAAAGATTCTATATTGACTCCTCACAGAATATTACAAAAA ATCTGTCAAGACGTTCGAAATAGAACATCTAGGATATCCAACTTTCAAACCTCTTTACTAAATGTACGCAAAAACTTAATTGGGTTGAGTCATCACACGACAGA TATACCAGATGAAGCTTTCATGGAAGGGGTAATTGTTTTAGAAGAATTTTGTAAA gaGCTGGCAGCCATTGCGTTTGTTACAGCAACAATGGAGCAATCTCAAGATATTTAg